One part of the Brevundimonas sp. NIBR11 genome encodes these proteins:
- a CDS encoding recombinase family protein: protein MALVGYARVSSTGQSLEVQLEKLTEAGCEEIFAEKRSGTTRAERVELEAALRFVRKGDVLLVSKLDRLARSVNDLSSIVADLDRRGVGFKVMDQAIDTTTSNGRLMLNMLAAFAEFETDLRAERQRDGIEKAKAEGRYTGRPATIKRDAVRSLRAEGLGPSEIAKRLGIGRASVYRLLEIVD, encoded by the coding sequence ATGGCATTAGTTGGATATGCGCGAGTTTCCTCAACGGGGCAGTCTCTGGAGGTTCAGCTAGAGAAGCTCACGGAGGCAGGTTGTGAGGAGATATTTGCAGAGAAGCGTTCCGGTACAACCAGGGCTGAACGGGTGGAACTGGAGGCCGCCTTGCGGTTCGTTCGGAAAGGCGATGTGTTGCTAGTCTCGAAGCTCGACAGGCTGGCGCGATCCGTCAATGACCTGTCGTCTATCGTCGCAGACCTCGACAGGCGCGGGGTGGGCTTCAAAGTTATGGATCAGGCTATAGACACGACAACGTCCAACGGCCGATTGATGCTGAACATGCTCGCAGCCTTCGCCGAGTTTGAGACGGACCTGCGGGCCGAACGCCAACGAGATGGGATTGAGAAGGCTAAGGCTGAAGGGCGCTACACGGGCCGCCCCGCGACGATCAAACGGGACGCCGTCAGGTCGCTCAGGGCTGAGGGGCTGGGGCCAAGCGAGATTGCCAAGCGCCTTGGGATAGGCCGGGCGTCGGTCTATCGCCTTTTGGAGATCGTGGACTAA